The proteins below are encoded in one region of Deinococcus betulae:
- a CDS encoding response regulator transcription factor, with amino-acid sequence MFRPDSLPTVRVALTSAVWAAGVEAVLAAAGLPLAADEEDADVLIVDDAWLPDLPALAGQALVALGSREWAAVLPGVLTGGWAALTPDATPAELVAGVLGAAAGLVTLLPAALTAEPEADPVPAGEVTLTPREHDVLALLAEGLSNKRAARDLGVSESTVKFHVQALYSKLGVQSRAGAVARGIALGLVSV; translated from the coding sequence ATGTTCCGGCCGGACAGCCTGCCCACCGTGCGCGTCGCCCTGACCTCGGCGGTGTGGGCGGCTGGGGTCGAGGCCGTGCTGGCCGCAGCAGGCCTACCCCTGGCCGCAGACGAAGAGGACGCGGACGTCCTGATTGTGGACGACGCTTGGCTGCCGGACCTGCCGGCACTGGCGGGGCAGGCACTGGTGGCCCTGGGGTCGCGCGAGTGGGCGGCGGTCCTGCCTGGCGTTCTGACGGGGGGTTGGGCCGCGCTGACCCCCGACGCCACCCCAGCGGAACTGGTGGCAGGCGTGCTGGGCGCGGCAGCAGGCCTGGTGACGCTGCTGCCAGCGGCGCTGACCGCTGAGCCCGAAGCCGACCCGGTGCCCGCCGGCGAGGTCACCCTCACCCCACGCGAACATGACGTGCTGGCGCTGCTGGCCGAGGGCCTGAGCAACAAACGCGCCGCGCGCGACCTGGGCGTCAGCGAAAGCACCGTCAAGTTTCATGTGCAGGCGCTGTATTCCAAACTGGGCGTCCAGAGCCGGGCCGGTGCGGTGGCACGCGGCATTGCGCTGGGTTTGGTGAGTGTGTAG
- a CDS encoding EAL domain-containing protein → MSFYPATAALPPANAAWRSVDQLNDEADAVLMLSMQRAQELAARALDLAQQTGYEAGMARARMLIGYGHFYLANYPEACAAFEESAALAAALGLTALEARNLNGLAITAVKTGQLGQALEYHLRCLRMVQSIGDAQGQARALNNIGNLYLDLKDYETALPYHLEALELATAIGHSILISSASINAALDYQELGRFDEALTLNQQTLARARAAGYRQHEDLLLANMSVNLLALGRLDEALALTVQGVSGSEELGDRENLCDVLITQGRVLAGKGEWPSARDVLQRATALADELNLTLRQAEAHLHLSAVLEQLGAYPEALHHARQAAAAEQAVTADVLRQKSQVLATQLKVERLEHRAEEERLRNQELSHANAALQVAQERLAYQAQHDALTGLMNRAAFEAALQGAIQARETMGVLFIDLDHFKQVNDTLGHDVGDQLLIQVAERLQRSVRDGDLVARQGGDEFTVLLRRVRSHEEAEAAAGRILAALSAPTELAGRTLTVTASIGVAVSPDDGTDVTSLQKNADLAMYLAKRERHTVRRFQAALSTAALERLELEQALRAGIDRDELRLHYQPIVDAQTLTPVALEALVRWQHPALGLLPPGRFIPVAESSDLIVALGDWVLREACRQLTLWRAQWPALRMTVNVAPRQFAQPGFAEQVLTLLADAGLPADALILEVTEGAVMDEGGVPHEAAMGHTGLTLALDDFGTGYSSISRLHQLPAQWLKIDRSLIQAEGSAGSSVRPARPIVRALITFAHEAGLRVVAEGVEHPEQLEDLQTWGCDLIQGYLIARPTAPELLSLPALYNRN, encoded by the coding sequence ATGTCGTTTTACCCCGCCACCGCTGCCCTGCCCCCCGCCAACGCGGCGTGGCGCAGCGTGGACCAGTTGAACGACGAGGCCGACGCCGTGCTGATGCTGTCCATGCAGCGCGCGCAGGAGCTGGCGGCGCGCGCTCTGGACCTCGCGCAGCAGACCGGCTACGAGGCGGGCATGGCCCGCGCCCGCATGCTGATTGGCTACGGGCACTTTTATCTGGCCAATTACCCCGAAGCCTGCGCGGCCTTTGAAGAAAGCGCGGCGCTGGCGGCGGCGCTGGGCCTGACTGCCCTGGAAGCGCGCAATCTGAACGGCCTGGCCATCACGGCAGTCAAGACTGGCCAACTGGGGCAGGCGCTGGAATACCACCTGCGCTGCCTGCGCATGGTGCAGTCGATTGGCGACGCCCAGGGCCAGGCACGCGCCCTGAACAACATTGGCAACCTCTACCTGGACCTCAAAGATTACGAGACAGCGCTGCCCTATCACCTTGAGGCGCTGGAGCTGGCCACCGCCATCGGGCACTCCATTCTGATTTCCAGCGCGTCAATCAACGCGGCGCTGGATTATCAGGAACTGGGGCGATTCGACGAGGCGCTGACGCTCAACCAGCAGACCCTGGCGCGCGCCCGCGCCGCCGGCTATCGCCAGCACGAGGACCTGCTGCTGGCCAACATGTCAGTCAATCTGCTGGCACTGGGCCGGCTGGACGAGGCCCTGGCCCTGACCGTGCAGGGGGTCAGCGGCTCTGAAGAACTGGGCGACCGGGAAAACCTGTGTGACGTGCTGATTACGCAGGGGCGGGTGCTGGCTGGCAAGGGCGAGTGGCCCAGCGCCCGCGACGTCCTGCAGCGGGCAACGGCGCTGGCCGATGAGCTGAATCTGACCCTGCGTCAGGCCGAGGCCCACCTGCACCTGTCGGCGGTGCTGGAGCAGCTGGGGGCCTACCCCGAAGCGCTGCACCACGCCCGCCAGGCCGCCGCCGCCGAGCAGGCCGTGACCGCCGATGTGCTGCGGCAGAAGTCGCAGGTGCTGGCCACCCAACTCAAGGTCGAGCGCCTGGAACACCGCGCCGAGGAAGAGCGGCTGCGCAATCAGGAACTGTCGCACGCCAACGCGGCGCTTCAGGTGGCCCAGGAGCGCCTGGCCTATCAGGCCCAGCACGACGCCCTGACAGGACTGATGAACCGCGCGGCCTTTGAGGCGGCGCTTCAGGGCGCCATCCAAGCGCGCGAGACGATGGGCGTGCTGTTTATCGACCTTGACCACTTCAAACAGGTCAACGACACCCTGGGGCACGATGTGGGCGACCAGCTACTGATTCAGGTGGCCGAGCGGCTCCAGCGCTCTGTGCGTGACGGCGACTTGGTGGCCCGCCAGGGCGGCGATGAATTTACCGTGCTGCTGCGCCGCGTGCGCTCCCATGAGGAAGCCGAAGCCGCCGCTGGCCGCATCCTGGCGGCCCTGAGCGCCCCCACCGAACTGGCCGGGCGCACCCTGACCGTCACGGCCTCGATTGGGGTGGCCGTGTCCCCCGACGACGGCACCGATGTGACCTCGCTGCAGAAGAATGCTGACCTGGCCATGTACCTGGCCAAGCGCGAGCGCCACACCGTTCGCCGGTTTCAGGCCGCCCTGAGCACCGCGGCGCTGGAACGGCTGGAACTGGAGCAGGCGCTGCGGGCGGGCATTGACCGGGACGAATTGCGGCTTCATTACCAACCCATCGTGGACGCCCAGACCCTGACGCCAGTGGCTCTGGAAGCCCTGGTGCGCTGGCAGCACCCGGCGCTGGGCCTGCTGCCCCCTGGCCGCTTTATTCCAGTGGCCGAGAGCAGCGACCTGATTGTGGCGCTGGGTGACTGGGTGCTGCGCGAGGCGTGCCGTCAGCTGACCCTCTGGCGCGCGCAGTGGCCTGCCCTGCGCATGACGGTAAATGTGGCACCGCGCCAGTTCGCGCAGCCGGGGTTTGCCGAGCAGGTGCTGACCCTACTGGCCGACGCTGGCCTGCCGGCCGACGCCCTGATTCTGGAGGTCACCGAGGGCGCCGTGATGGACGAGGGGGGCGTGCCACATGAAGCGGCGATGGGCCACACCGGCCTGACCCTGGCGCTGGACGACTTTGGCACCGGATATTCCAGCATCAGCCGCTTGCACCAGTTGCCGGCGCAGTGGCTCAAGATTGACCGCTCGCTGATTCAGGCTGAGGGCTCGGCGGGCAGCAGCGTGCGCCCGGCGCGGCCGATTGTGCGCGCCCTGATCACCTTCGCCCACGAAGCGGGCCTGCGCGTGGTGGCCGAGGGGGTGGAGCACCCCGAACAGCTCGAAGACCTCCAGACCTGGGGCTGCGACCTGATTCAGGGCTACCTGATTGCCCGCCCCACCGCACCTGAATTGTTGAGTCTCCCTGCTTTGTACAACCGCAATTAG
- a CDS encoding metallophosphoesterase: MRVYAIADLHLALTTPKPMTVFGPQWAGHPQAIFDHWQASVRPDDLVLLPGDLSWAMRLPEALQDLAPVAALPGTKVLLRGNHDYWWPTAGKLRAALPPGMLAVVNDAVRVGNVVVCGTRGWVTPGHEPLGADDERLLAREAERLTLSVRAAQALRQPGDHLLMMLHYPPASPPYLPNPLTRVIEAARPDQIVYGHLHGVAPERAMRHVNGIPAQLVAADGLRFRPQLLLDTAQVGATTGMRPGH; this comes from the coding sequence ATGCGCGTATACGCCATCGCCGACCTGCACCTGGCCCTGACCACCCCCAAGCCCATGACCGTGTTTGGGCCGCAGTGGGCGGGGCACCCCCAGGCCATTTTTGACCACTGGCAGGCGTCAGTGCGCCCGGACGACCTGGTGCTGCTGCCCGGCGACCTGTCGTGGGCCATGCGGCTGCCCGAGGCGCTGCAGGACCTGGCCCCCGTCGCGGCGCTGCCCGGCACCAAGGTGCTGCTGCGCGGCAACCACGATTACTGGTGGCCCACGGCGGGCAAGCTGCGCGCCGCGCTGCCGCCGGGCATGCTGGCGGTGGTCAATGACGCCGTGCGGGTGGGCAATGTGGTGGTCTGCGGCACGCGCGGCTGGGTCACGCCAGGCCACGAGCCGCTGGGCGCCGACGATGAGCGGCTGCTGGCCCGCGAGGCCGAGCGCCTGACCCTGAGCGTGCGGGCGGCCCAGGCCCTGCGCCAGCCCGGCGACCACCTGCTGATGATGCTGCATTACCCGCCGGCCTCGCCGCCTTATCTGCCCAACCCGCTGACCCGCGTGATTGAGGCCGCGCGCCCCGACCAGATTGTCTACGGCCACCTGCATGGCGTGGCGCCCGAACGGGCCATGCGCCACGTGAACGGGATTCCGGCGCAACTGGTGGCTGCCGACGGCCTGCGCTTCCGGCCCCAGCTACTGCTGGACACGGCGCAGGTGGGAGCGACCACCGGCATGCGGCCGGGCCATTAA
- a CDS encoding RecX family transcriptional regulator: MYGRRSRAAPDGNQTPKPRPARTPAEERDALLAYAFRALGQRALSAQELRGRLEKRSEDAALIDEVLARVQELGYQNDSQVARVENARRGVGVMRVRQTLKRRGVADELIQDTLEARDPGSDAEAVAELLARRWPSFARKRDPQASAFAFLARRGYPGSVIWPAIRAFVAEQDTGDLLPDAPEDWE, encoded by the coding sequence ATGTACGGCCGACGCTCCAGAGCTGCCCCGGACGGGAACCAGACGCCAAAGCCGCGCCCCGCCCGCACCCCCGCCGAGGAACGCGACGCGCTTCTGGCCTACGCTTTTCGCGCTCTGGGCCAGCGCGCCCTGAGTGCTCAGGAACTGCGCGGCCGGCTGGAAAAACGCAGTGAGGACGCCGCCCTGATTGACGAGGTCCTGGCCCGCGTGCAGGAACTGGGCTATCAGAACGACAGCCAGGTGGCGCGGGTGGAAAATGCGCGCCGGGGCGTGGGGGTCATGCGGGTGCGCCAGACCCTTAAACGGCGGGGCGTGGCCGACGAACTGATTCAGGACACCCTGGAGGCCCGTGATCCTGGCAGCGACGCCGAGGCTGTGGCTGAGCTGCTGGCCCGGCGCTGGCCCTCGTTTGCCCGCAAGCGTGACCCTCAGGCCAGCGCCTTTGCCTTTCTGGCCCGCCGGGGCTATCCAGGCAGCGTGATCTGGCCCGCCATTCGCGCTTTTGTGGCGGAGCAGGACACTGGCGACCTCCTCCCAGACGCGCCGGAAGACTGGGAATAA
- the rpsT gene encoding 30S ribosomal protein S20, translating to MALRHKSAQKRHRQSLKRRLINRSRKSTIKTFTKKAVVAAQTGAEDLAMLQSRAESLIDKAAKGSTLHKNTAARKKSRLAKAINKAKAAQQG from the coding sequence ATGGCCCTTCGTCATAAATCCGCCCAGAAACGTCACCGTCAGAGCCTTAAGCGCCGCCTGATCAACCGCAGCCGCAAGAGCACCATCAAGACCTTCACCAAGAAGGCCGTGGTGGCTGCCCAGACCGGCGCCGAAGACCTGGCCATGCTGCAGAGCCGCGCCGAGAGCTTGATTGACAAGGCCGCCAAGGGCAGCACCCTGCACAAGAACACCGCGGCCCGCAAGAAGAGCCGTCTGGCCAAGGCCATCAACAAGGCCAAAGCCGCTCAGCAGGGCTAA
- the glmM gene encoding phosphoglucosamine mutase, producing MSERKYFGTDGVRAVAGAHPLTAAWVMELGAAAGEILKAGRDQAAVVIGKDTRQSGDMLEAALAAGLTSRGVNVIHVGVLPTPGVSYLTRHLKADAGVVISASHNPYQDNGIKFFGADGQKLSDATELDIEAALDRLHELPPVTGVNLGGVTNYSEAERLYTGYLRGHAPNLSGLRIAMDCANGAAYRVGPKVFQAAGADVFAVYTTPDGRNINRDCGSTHLDHLQRIVREGQYDLGVAFDGDADRALFVDSRGNVIHGDHMLLLNARARGEGRVVTTIMANMALEVKLAEAGIPLERTAVGDRYVHERLHGDGLRLGGEQSGHILFLDVSPTGDGVLTALLTLGSMKALSTTLDALHDDLVMYPQTLVNVRVADKKAIAADPEVQAAVAQAEAQLHGKGRVNLRPSGTENLIRVMVEGQDAAEIHEIARVLAGVVEARGAQA from the coding sequence ATGAGCGAACGTAAATACTTCGGCACCGATGGGGTGCGTGCTGTGGCGGGTGCCCATCCACTGACTGCCGCCTGGGTCATGGAGCTGGGCGCCGCCGCCGGTGAAATCTTGAAAGCTGGACGCGATCAGGCCGCGGTGGTCATCGGCAAGGACACCCGCCAGAGCGGCGACATGCTGGAAGCGGCCCTGGCCGCCGGCCTGACCAGCCGGGGCGTGAATGTCATTCATGTGGGCGTGCTGCCTACCCCCGGCGTCAGCTACCTGACCCGTCACCTGAAGGCCGATGCGGGCGTGGTGATCAGCGCGTCGCACAACCCCTATCAGGACAACGGCATCAAGTTTTTCGGCGCCGACGGCCAGAAACTGAGTGACGCCACCGAACTGGACATAGAGGCCGCGCTGGACCGCCTGCACGAGTTGCCCCCCGTGACGGGCGTGAACCTGGGCGGGGTCACCAACTACTCTGAAGCCGAGCGGCTGTACACAGGTTACTTGCGGGGGCACGCCCCAAACCTCAGCGGCCTGCGGATTGCGATGGACTGCGCCAACGGGGCCGCCTACCGGGTGGGGCCCAAGGTGTTTCAGGCGGCGGGGGCGGACGTCTTCGCGGTCTACACCACGCCGGACGGCCGCAACATCAACCGCGACTGCGGCAGCACCCATCTGGATCACCTTCAGCGCATTGTGCGTGAAGGGCAGTATGACTTAGGCGTGGCCTTTGACGGCGACGCTGACCGCGCTCTCTTCGTGGACAGCCGGGGCAATGTGATTCACGGCGACCACATGCTCCTGCTCAATGCCCGCGCCCGCGGCGAGGGGCGGGTGGTCACGACCATCATGGCCAACATGGCCCTGGAAGTGAAACTGGCCGAGGCCGGAATTCCCCTGGAACGCACAGCGGTGGGCGACCGCTATGTTCACGAGCGGCTGCACGGAGATGGGCTGCGGCTGGGCGGCGAGCAGAGCGGGCACATCCTGTTTCTGGATGTCTCGCCGACCGGCGACGGCGTCCTCACCGCCCTGCTGACCCTGGGGAGCATGAAGGCGCTAAGCACCACGCTGGACGCCCTGCACGACGACCTCGTGATGTACCCGCAGACCCTGGTCAATGTCCGGGTGGCCGACAAAAAGGCCATTGCGGCCGACCCGGAGGTGCAGGCGGCGGTGGCCCAGGCCGAGGCGCAGCTGCACGGCAAGGGCCGCGTGAACCTGCGGCCCAGCGGCACCGAGAACCTGATTCGCGTGATGGTCGAGGGCCAGGACGCCGCCGAGATTCATGAAATTGCCCGCGTCCTGGCCGGCGTGGTTGAGGCGCGAGGCGCGCAGGCGTAA
- a CDS encoding phosphotransferase family protein, whose translation MLRRAFAFVADQAATRRSQAPACGVRAWPPELRAAFPGARPVESWTGEGAAFARYRSGRGPLFLKYIPAGWRDARAAERLRREAAYLRDLAPLAPVAHAPHLHDAASQAQPLAHLLTRDLTDETTGWGWFQTDAQREQGLHDVVRLLAQLHAFWAGPGQAHLRGPWVWQPASVVRRQPQTDGLPEAVRGAVLAAARDLPALLERAPVWTLVHGDIHAGQVLWPRGGAPAILIDYGQVHPSLPGEDLAHLLALRLDPAERARLGPELRDAYQAALAEAGLPLSRTELAAQERAGLAINVLSTARQARRRQSRGVQQALEAAAQAWWEGEA comes from the coding sequence TTGCTGCGGCGCGCCTTCGCCTTTGTCGCTGACCAGGCGGCCACCCGGCGCAGTCAGGCCCCAGCGTGCGGTGTGCGGGCGTGGCCGCCAGAGCTGCGCGCTGCCTTTCCTGGGGCGCGGCCCGTCGAAAGCTGGACGGGGGAGGGGGCCGCCTTTGCCCGGTACCGCAGCGGGCGCGGCCCCCTGTTTCTGAAATACATTCCGGCGGGCTGGCGCGATGCCCGCGCGGCCGAGCGTTTGCGCCGCGAGGCTGCTTACCTGCGGGATCTGGCCCCTCTGGCGCCGGTGGCCCACGCGCCGCACCTGCACGACGCGGCCAGCCAGGCGCAGCCTCTGGCCCACCTCCTGACCCGCGACCTGACCGACGAGACCACCGGCTGGGGCTGGTTTCAGACCGATGCCCAGCGGGAACAGGGCCTGCATGATGTGGTTCGCCTGCTGGCGCAGCTGCATGCGTTCTGGGCGGGGCCGGGGCAGGCTCATCTGCGTGGCCCCTGGGTCTGGCAGCCCGCGTCCGTGGTCCGGAGGCAGCCTCAGACAGACGGCCTGCCTGAAGCGGTGCGGGGCGCTGTGCTGGCGGCCGCACGTGACCTGCCTGCGCTGCTGGAGCGCGCCCCCGTCTGGACGCTGGTTCACGGGGACATTCACGCCGGGCAGGTGCTGTGGCCGCGTGGTGGCGCCCCCGCTATCCTGATTGACTACGGCCAGGTACATCCCAGCCTGCCCGGCGAGGACCTCGCGCATCTGCTGGCTCTGCGGCTGGACCCGGCCGAACGCGCCCGCCTGGGGCCGGAACTGCGGGACGCTTACCAAGCGGCGCTGGCTGAAGCCGGGCTGCCGCTGAGCCGCACCGAACTGGCCGCGCAGGAACGGGCGGGCCTGGCCATCAACGTGCTGTCTACGGCGCGGCAGGCACGGCGCCGCCAGAGCAGAGGTGTGCAGCAGGCGCTTGAAGCTGCCGCTCAGGCGTGGTGGGAAGGGGAGGCGTAA
- a CDS encoding DNA repair protein RecN, protein MTRKARARATAPAEAPPSPAAALIPPASLPLSRLEVRHLATIEALELDFGAGLSVFTGETGAGKSIIVDALGLLLGARTNTDLIRSGESDLLVTGFWADDVASRRVTTQGRSTARLDGEVVSLRELQDWAQRRLTIHWQHSAVSLLTPANQRALLDRQLPAQAAAYASAYRAWTDARARLEALRASERDRARQLDLLQFQTREIAEVAPQPGEEDPLQADLTRLSNLDTIAQSAAAALNLLSDGDENALGFLNEAARALNTSARYDETSAQLQRELKDALSSIQAVVGELRGVAEDQAPDPEELARVEGRLGALSKLRAKYGPTLDDVLTFHAQVETELATLTKDEQDAGTLDADVERLHADLLAAGHTLDEARAEQGPPLAEALLAVIRQLGMPHARLTFHLTPHTEPASSGLSDVTLHFTANPGEELAPLADVASGGELSRVMLAISTVLGADTPAVVFDEVDAGIGGSAAHAVAAQLRQLARTRQVLVVTHLAQIAAQADHHYKVEKYVEGGRTVSRVRLLDASERLEEIARMLSGNTSEAALHHARELLGELA, encoded by the coding sequence GTGACCCGTAAGGCCCGCGCGCGCGCCACCGCCCCTGCCGAGGCTCCGCCGTCCCCAGCGGCCGCCCTCATTCCGCCTGCCTCCCTTCCGCTGTCGCGGTTGGAGGTGCGGCATCTGGCCACCATTGAGGCGCTGGAACTGGACTTCGGCGCTGGCCTGAGCGTCTTTACTGGTGAAACCGGCGCCGGCAAGAGCATCATCGTGGACGCCCTGGGGCTGCTGCTGGGCGCGCGCACCAACACCGACCTGATTCGCAGCGGGGAAAGCGACCTGCTGGTGACCGGCTTCTGGGCCGACGACGTGGCCAGCCGCCGCGTGACCACCCAGGGCCGCAGCACGGCCCGGCTGGACGGCGAGGTCGTCAGCCTGCGCGAACTGCAGGACTGGGCGCAGCGCCGCCTGACCATCCACTGGCAGCACAGCGCGGTCAGCCTCTTGACCCCAGCCAATCAGCGGGCGCTGCTGGACCGGCAGCTCCCGGCCCAGGCCGCTGCTTATGCCAGCGCCTACCGCGCCTGGACCGACGCCCGCGCCCGCCTGGAGGCCCTGCGCGCCAGCGAGCGCGACCGCGCCCGGCAGCTGGACCTCCTGCAGTTTCAGACACGCGAGATCGCCGAGGTGGCCCCGCAGCCCGGCGAGGAAGACCCCCTCCAGGCTGACCTGACACGGCTGTCCAACCTCGACACTATTGCCCAGAGCGCCGCCGCCGCCCTGAACTTGCTGAGCGACGGCGACGAGAACGCCCTCGGCTTTCTCAACGAGGCCGCCCGCGCCCTGAACACCAGCGCCCGCTACGACGAGACCAGTGCCCAGCTCCAGCGCGAACTCAAAGACGCCCTGAGCAGTATTCAGGCTGTGGTCGGCGAGTTGCGCGGCGTGGCCGAGGATCAGGCCCCTGACCCCGAGGAACTGGCGCGCGTGGAAGGCCGCCTGGGCGCCCTGAGCAAGCTGCGCGCCAAGTACGGCCCGACCCTGGACGACGTGCTCACCTTTCATGCCCAGGTCGAGACCGAGCTGGCCACTCTGACCAAGGACGAGCAGGACGCCGGCACCCTGGACGCCGATGTGGAGCGCCTGCATGCCGACCTGCTGGCGGCGGGCCACACCCTGGATGAGGCCCGCGCCGAACAGGGGCCGCCGCTGGCCGAGGCGCTGCTGGCCGTCATTCGGCAGCTGGGCATGCCGCACGCGCGCTTGACCTTTCACCTGACGCCCCACACCGAGCCGGCGTCTTCGGGCCTGAGCGACGTGACGCTGCATTTCACCGCTAACCCTGGCGAGGAGTTGGCTCCCCTGGCCGACGTGGCCTCGGGCGGCGAACTCTCGCGCGTGATGCTGGCCATCAGCACCGTACTGGGAGCCGACACACCCGCCGTGGTCTTTGACGAGGTGGACGCCGGGATTGGTGGCAGCGCCGCACACGCGGTGGCCGCCCAGCTGCGGCAGCTGGCGCGCACCCGGCAGGTGCTGGTGGTCACCCACCTGGCCCAGATTGCCGCCCAGGCCGATCACCATTACAAGGTCGAAAAATATGTTGAGGGAGGCCGCACCGTCAGCCGCGTGCGCCTTCTCGACGCCTCCGAACGCCTGGAAGAGATCGCCCGGATGCTCAGCGGTAACACCAGCGAGGCCGCGCTGCACCATGCGCGTGAACTGCTGGGTGAGCTGGCCTAA
- a CDS encoding alginate biosynthesis protein AlgP, whose translation MTHESTGGVSKRSLLLLGGLAALALNKDTRRALVDGSRNAWTGTQDTLSGTVAPALLTAAAHARDAALQGAHQVSDVVSHTAQTLREEGLPRASALLGSAVEGAGVLAGSAQERALHLAGEAGEVTRQAATLSGHRAQQVWQAAQAGAGHTIQDAQSAGRELLATVQDRVGHALHEAADGAEARKRRAERTLRQARRDALRELQSGRKVLKSHQLEKAVAKRVAPLEKKLTQELKLLDKQARHARRDDRHGSGVGGGLVALALLGTGIVVLARVPAARQGILNAVEGVNPDAAEALRKAGRDARNLIGTAWLERIEEEKVTPAPGAARSTQAATTGATWGGAVAPDAPAAARTAAETEKASSEATQVKKDDAPKAEAKGTKPANPTN comes from the coding sequence ATGACCCATGAATCGACTGGCGGCGTGAGCAAGCGCAGCCTGCTGCTGCTGGGGGGCCTAGCGGCCCTGGCCCTGAACAAAGACACGCGCCGCGCCCTGGTGGACGGCAGCCGCAATGCCTGGACCGGGACTCAGGACACCCTGAGCGGGACCGTGGCCCCGGCCCTGCTGACAGCCGCCGCCCACGCCCGCGACGCCGCTCTGCAAGGCGCGCATCAGGTCTCGGACGTGGTCAGTCACACGGCCCAGACCCTGCGGGAGGAAGGCCTGCCCCGCGCCAGCGCCCTGCTGGGCAGCGCAGTTGAAGGTGCTGGTGTGCTGGCAGGCAGTGCCCAGGAACGCGCCCTGCACCTGGCCGGCGAGGCAGGAGAGGTCACGCGCCAGGCCGCCACGCTTAGCGGTCACCGGGCGCAGCAGGTGTGGCAGGCGGCGCAGGCCGGCGCCGGACACACCATTCAGGACGCCCAGAGCGCCGGGCGCGAGCTGCTGGCGACCGTCCAGGACCGTGTGGGGCACGCCTTGCACGAAGCCGCCGACGGCGCCGAGGCCCGCAAACGCCGCGCCGAGCGCACCCTGCGCCAGGCCCGCCGCGACGCGCTGCGCGAGTTACAAAGTGGCCGCAAAGTGCTGAAGAGTCACCAGCTGGAAAAGGCCGTGGCCAAGCGCGTCGCGCCACTGGAAAAGAAACTGACCCAGGAGCTCAAGCTGCTGGACAAACAGGCCAGGCATGCCCGCCGCGATGACCGGCACGGCTCGGGTGTGGGCGGCGGCCTGGTGGCCCTGGCCCTGCTGGGGACCGGCATCGTGGTGCTAGCACGGGTGCCTGCTGCCCGGCAGGGCATCTTGAACGCCGTCGAGGGTGTCAATCCCGACGCCGCCGAAGCCCTGCGCAAGGCCGGCCGTGACGCCCGGAACCTCATTGGCACCGCCTGGCTGGAGCGGATTGAGGAAGAGAAGGTGACCCCAGCCCCCGGCGCGGCGCGCAGCACCCAGGCCGCCACGACCGGCGCCACCTGGGGCGGGGCCGTGGCGCCTGACGCCCCGGCAGCCGCCAGGACAGCGGCGGAAACTGAGAAAGCCAGTTCAGAGGCGACTCAAGTTAAGAAGGACGACGCGCCCAAAGCCGAGGCCAAAGGCACCAAGCCCGCCAACCCCACCAACTAA